AAACCGCGGCCTCGATACGCGCTACGGCGTGGTCGAAGCAGTAGATCGGACCTTCTTCACGGCCGGTAAAGTCTTCGATCGAACCGCCAACGGCACCCACTTCCGCCGCGCGCAAAATACTCTTCGCGCAATCGGCCGGGTTGTCGGCGAAACCGTTTTCCAGATCGACCGCCACCGGCAAATCGCTGGCCGCGACGATCGCCTGAACGTTCATCAGCGTGTCGTCCAGACTCAGACCGCCATCGGGACGCGCCTTGGAAAAAGCATACCCGGCGCTGGTGGTCGCCAGCGCCTCGAAGCCCAGGCTGGCGAGCATTTTTGCCGAACCGGCATCCCACGGGTTGGGAATCACAAAGGCGCCATCGCGTTCGTGCAGGGCTTTGAAGGCTTGGGCTCTAAGGGTTTGCGCGTCCATTGGCAGGCTCCTGGAAAGGCGAACGAATCCGCTTCAGAGCAGGCCAAGTTGCTCGGCGGCGGGCTCTCTGTATAGCTCAGGCAGCGCCGGCAAGCCAGGCAAACGCAGCATCAACCTGGCGTGGAAGCGCTGCGCCAGTTTCGCCGCCAGCAGGTTGTCGGCGGTGTGCAGGAAGATATAAGGCGTGCGGCCTTCCTCGATCCACAGGGCTATTTTTTCTACCCACGGCAACAGAAACGGGTCGTTGGCTTCAAGTTGCGGATGACCGATGAAGCGTATCTGCGGAAACTGGGTGAACGCCGCCGGACGCGTCGGGACCCTGGGCTTCTTTGATTGGGCGTGGAGCACCGAAGGGTCGGTGGACGTGCAACTGAACAACGCGCGCGGATCGAGACAGATGCGCTCGACTCCACGATCGAGCAGCAACCGATTGAGCATCCGCTCGCTGTCACCCTTGGCGAAGAAATCGCCGTGCCGCACTTCCACCGCCAAGGGCCGGTCGAGGGCATCAATGAAACCGGCCAGCTCGGGCAATCGTTG
The Pseudomonas sp. MYb327 DNA segment above includes these coding regions:
- a CDS encoding DUF72 domain-containing protein, with the protein product MLLPYYLGCPSWSESAWREYLYPPDAKPAEFLNLYSQIFNAVEGNTTFYASPAATTVQRWAESMPEHFRFTAKFPGDISHGGDLREQLTAAETFTQLLSPLGERVSPLWLQLSKSFTPQRLPELAGFIDALDRPLAVEVRHGDFFAKGDSERMLNRLLLDRGVERICLDPRALFSCTSTDPSVLHAQSKKPRVPTRPAAFTQFPQIRFIGHPQLEANDPFLLPWVEKIALWIEEGRTPYIFLHTADNLLAAKLAQRFHARLMLRLPGLPALPELYREPAAEQLGLL
- a CDS encoding isocitrate lyase/phosphoenolpyruvate mutase family protein, whose product is MDAQTLRAQAFKALHERDGAFVIPNPWDAGSAKMLASLGFEALATTSAGYAFSKARPDGGLSLDDTLMNVQAIVAASDLPVAVDLENGFADNPADCAKSILRAAEVGAVGGSIEDFTGREEGPIYCFDHAVARIEAAVSAARSLPFPFTLTARAENFLHGNPDLADTIRRLQAFAEAGADVLYAPGLRSAEDVLAVVRAVAPKPVNVLMSGGLKLTVEQLSEMGVKRISVGSALALAAYGEFFRAAEEIQKSGTFAFTSRSMPYAQANQLFKG